Proteins encoded together in one Prunus dulcis chromosome 3, ALMONDv2, whole genome shotgun sequence window:
- the LOC117622482 gene encoding casein kinase 1-like protein HD16, giving the protein MPVPRGGVRRGRGAAGAAAKKQKKEKIPSPIDAGEAIATRTRRRRAAAAAAEAVPSNPNNRNETNKAKEEEHKREEVVVVGDEQNVVVEEEEEEEEKEVEEKKMDEYSGGGGAGGAPSNDKANAGEDEGSTTPLPEKVHVGGSPVYKVERKLGKGGFGQVFVGRRVLNTNERTGPGAVEVALKFEHRNSKGCNYGPPAEWLVYNTLGGSHGVPRVHFKGQQGDYYIMVMDMLGPSLWDVWNNNSHTMTTEMVACIAIEAISILEKMHFRGYVHGDVKPENFLLGPPGTSDEKKLFLVDLGLATRWRETTTGRHVEYDQRPDVFRGTVRYASVHAHLGRTGSRRDDLESLAYTLVFLLRGRLPWQGYQGENKGFLVCKKKMATSPEILCSFSPQPFRQFVEYVVNLKFDEEPNYAKYISLFDGIVGPNPDIRPINTEGAQKLINLVGHKRGRLTMEEDDEQPKKRIRMGMPATQWISVYNARRPMKQRYHYNVADTRLAQHIEKGNEDGLYISSVASSQDLWALIMDAGTDFTSQVYELSPCSLHKEWIMEQWENNYYISAIAGATNGSSLVVMSKGTPFTQQSYKVSDTFPFKWINKKWREGFYVTAMATSGSRWAVVMSRGAGYSEQVVELDFLYPSEGIHRRWDSGYRITATAATWDQAAFVLSVPRRKPQDETQETLRTSTFPSTHVKEKWAKNLYIASMCYGRTVS; this is encoded by the exons ATGCCGGTACCTCGTGGCGGAGTGCGCAGGGGACGAGGAGCAGCAGGAGCAGCAGCTAAGAAGcagaaaaaggagaagatTCCGAGTCCGATCGACGCTGGAGAGGCGATAGCGACGAGAACAAGGCGGAGGCGAGCGGCGGCTGCGGCGGCAGAAGCAGTGCCGAGTAATCCGAATAACAGGAACGAGACTAATAAGGCGAAAGAAGAGGAGCACAAACgagaggaggtggtggtggtgggtgaTGAGCAAAACGTAGTCgttgaggaggaggaggaggaggaggagaaggaagtggaagagaagaaaatggatGAGTATAGTGGCGGAGGCGGGGCCGGCGGCGCTCCGAGTAATGATAAGGCAAATGCTGGTGAAGACGAAGGAAGCACAACTCCGCTTCCTGAgaag GTTCATGTTGGTGGTTCCCCTGTTTACAAAGTAGAACGAAAGCTGGGTAAGGGTGGCTTCGGACAAGTTTTTGTTGGTCGACGTGTTTTGAATACAAATGAGAGAACCGGCCCAGGAGCTGTAGAG GTAGCCTTAAAATTCGAGCATAGAAATAGTAAAGGGTGTAACTATGGACCACCAGCTGAGTGGCTAGTATACAA CACTCTTGGTGGCAGCCATGGTGTGCCGCGAGTACACTTTAAAGGCCAGCAAGGCGACTATTATATCATG GTTATGGATATGTTGGGGCCAAGCTTGTGGGATGTTTGGAATAATAACTCTCATAC AATGACCACTGAAATGGTTGCATGCATTGCCATTGaagcaatatcaatattgGAGAAGATGCATTTTCGAGG GTATGTACATGGGGATGTAAAGCCTGAGAATTTTCTGCTTGGTCCACCTGGGACTTCTGACGAGAAAAAGTTGTTTTTAGTTGATCTTGGACTAG CAACTAGATGGAGAGAAACTACAACTGGTCGGCATGTAGAATATGACCAGAGGCCAGATGTTTTCAG AGGAACAGTGCGTTATGCCAGCGTGCATGCTCATTTAGGGAGAACGGGTAGTAGGAGAGATGATCTCGAGTCTCTAGCTTACACCCTTGTATTCCTTCTTCGCGGTCGTCTGCCTTGGCAAGGATACCAG GGAGAGAATAAAGGGTTTCTTGTttgcaagaagaagatggcAACATCTCCAGAGATATTGTGTTCCTTCTCTCCACAGCCTTTTAGACAGTTTGTGGAATATGTGGTGAACTTGAAGTTTGATGAAGAACCTAATTATGCAAAATATATATCACTCTTTGATGGGATTGTTGGTCCAAATCCTGATATCAGGCCAATAAACACAGAGGGTGCACAGAAG CTTATTAATCTGGTTGGTCATAAGAGAGGAAGATTGACAATGGAGGAAGATGATGAACAACCAAAGAAGAGGATTCGAATGGGTATGCCAGCAACACAATGGATTAGTGTCTATAATGCTCGCAGACCAATGAAGCAAAG GTATCACTATAATGTGGCTGATACAAGGCTTGCTCAGCATATCGAGAAGGGGAACGAGGATGGGTTATATATTAGTAGTGTGGCCTCTTCTCAAGATTTGTGGGCCTTAATTATGGATGCAGGCACTGATTTCACTTCCCAAGTTTACGAACTCTCACCATGTTCTCTTCACAAG GAATGGATAATGGAGCAGTGGGAGAATAACTATTACATCAGTGCGATAGCTGGAGCTACTAATGGGAGTTCATTAGTAGTAATGTCCAAGG GTACACCATTTACTCAGCAGTCGTACAAAGTAAGCGATACATTTCCTTTCAAGTGGATTAACAAAAAGTGGAGGGAGGGCTTTTATGTTACTGCAATGGCCACTTCAGGAAGTAGATGGGCAGTTGTTATGTCTCGTGGTGCAGGTTATTCGGAGCAG gtTGTTGAACTAGATTTCCTTTATCCCAGCGAAGGTATTCATCGGCGGTGGGACTCTGGATATCGTATAACAGCAACTGCAGCAACGTGGGATCAGGCTGCATTTGTTCTAAGTGTGCCAAGGAGGAAGCCTCAAGACGAAACACAAGAGACTCTTCGTACTTCTACTTTTCCTAGTACGCATGTCAAG GAGAAGTGGGCGAAGAATCTCTATATTGCATCTATGTGTTATGGACGAACAGTTTCTTAA